The nucleotide window GCTATACTCCACTCCTTTGTTTCACTTCACGATTTTCTGCTCATGCAGCCCGTTGCTCACTCAATTAACCGAGACTCTATATGCCATTTTCAAAACTTGGATTATGCGATTCTATTGTAAAAGCCGTAACCGAGCTTGATTATAAATCTCCTACAGCGATACAAGTTAAGGCGGTACCGGTGATCTTATCCGGAAAAGACGTCATTGCCGGTGCCCAAACAGGCACAGGTAAAACCGCCAGTTTTGTATTGCCGTTACTGCAATCGTTAAACAAACCACGCAAGCTGCGTGGCAAACGAATTCGAGCACTTATTCTCACGCCCACACGTGAGCTTGCTGTTCAGGTTGAAGCGAGCATTCGCCAATACGGTAAATATCTAAACCTGAGCTCTATGGCAATGTATGGTGGTGTTGATTCTGCGCCACAAATACAACAATTGATCTGGGGCGTAGATATTCTAGTTGCCACGCCTGGTAGATTGTTAGATCTGGCGCACCAACGGGCATTACATTTTGATGAACTTGAAGTGCTTGTTCTCGATGAAGCGGACAGAATGCTGGATATGGGCTTTATCGATGACATCAATAAAATTATTGATCGCCTGCCCACTGAGCGACAAAATCTATTATTCTCTGCCACCATAAGCGATGATGTTCGCACATTGGCAAAACGAACGCTGCACGATGCGGTAGAAATATCGACAACACCGGATAGTCGCTCCGCGCCGAAAATTACTCAATGGCTGATCACGGTAGACAAGGGTAATAAATCAGCCTTACTCAGTCATTTAATTAAAGAGCAAGAGTGGCAACAAGCCCTTATTTTCATCGAAACAAAACACGGCGCAGCCAAGCTGGTCAGTCAGCTAGAGAAGCGCGGAATTAAAGCAGAATCCATTCATAGCGGCAGAACCCAAGCAATACGTGAACAGATTCTCAGTGAATTTAAATCCGGCGCAATCAAATTTTTAGTGGCGACCGGTATTGCTGCCCGCGGCATCGATATTGGTGAGCTTACCCGCGTGGTTAATTATGATTTACCCGACAAAGCCGATGATTATATTCACCGTATTGGCCGCACTGGACGTGCAGGCTTAATGGGCGAAGCGATATCGTTTGTATCTAAAGATAACTTTAGAAATCTATGTGCCATTGAAAGTCGTCTTGGCCATATTATTGAGCGCAAAGAAATTGAGGGGTTTGCGGTCAAAAAAGTGGTACCTGTATCTATTTTGAATTACGTGCCGAAGAATAAGCCACAGAGAAGATAGCTGATCGCACCGTATCATAAGCCTTAGAAAAGGATTAAGTGAATAACTATACGGGCACTTAGTTGATAAATGACGTGTCCCACAAAATCTTAAAAGTCCAACTCACGGTTATATTCGGCGTAATACATCTTTGTGAGTACACTAAAATCAAACAATTTATCTGTAAAAATTCTCCATTGTTCAAGCACAAAAAAACCGGTCATAAGACCGGTTTTAATATGTTTTGGTGCGATGGAGAGACTCGCCTTAAGTAAATAAGCTTTTGAATAAAAATGGAATAATAAAGTTAGAAGTTAAGCAGTACTACTTACGGTACTACTAAAA belongs to Thalassotalea sp. HSM 43 and includes:
- a CDS encoding DEAD/DEAH box helicase, with translation MPFSKLGLCDSIVKAVTELDYKSPTAIQVKAVPVILSGKDVIAGAQTGTGKTASFVLPLLQSLNKPRKLRGKRIRALILTPTRELAVQVEASIRQYGKYLNLSSMAMYGGVDSAPQIQQLIWGVDILVATPGRLLDLAHQRALHFDELEVLVLDEADRMLDMGFIDDINKIIDRLPTERQNLLFSATISDDVRTLAKRTLHDAVEISTTPDSRSAPKITQWLITVDKGNKSALLSHLIKEQEWQQALIFIETKHGAAKLVSQLEKRGIKAESIHSGRTQAIREQILSEFKSGAIKFLVATGIAARGIDIGELTRVVNYDLPDKADDYIHRIGRTGRAGLMGEAISFVSKDNFRNLCAIESRLGHIIERKEIEGFAVKKVVPVSILNYVPKNKPQRR